The Geodermatophilaceae bacterium NBWT11 genome has a segment encoding these proteins:
- a CDS encoding ABC transporter permease encodes MSAPTVKLPSLARVYRVRAGVELKEFFRQRESVVFTLMFPVILLVVFGAVLDYDIGGGVSFTQYFMAGVIAAGILGASLQNMAINIATERSDGSLKHLAGTPMPKSAYFVGKIAQVFAVTVATIVILLVVGVVLYGIDLPSGADWLTFLWVAFLGSAACTLLGIAVSSLAKNGRSASATVTPFALILQFISGVFFRFDQIPTWMQTIASVFPLKWMAQGLRSVFLPDVLAAQEPAGSWELGRVALVLLVWVAVGLGLCVLTFRWRDRADG; translated from the coding sequence GTGAGCGCCCCCACGGTGAAGCTCCCGTCCCTGGCACGGGTCTACCGGGTGCGCGCCGGGGTGGAGCTCAAGGAGTTCTTCCGGCAGCGCGAGTCCGTCGTCTTCACGCTGATGTTCCCGGTGATCCTGCTCGTCGTCTTCGGCGCGGTGCTGGACTACGACATCGGTGGCGGCGTCAGCTTCACCCAGTACTTCATGGCCGGGGTGATCGCGGCCGGGATCCTGGGCGCGAGCCTGCAGAACATGGCGATCAACATCGCCACCGAGCGCAGCGACGGCTCGCTCAAGCACCTGGCCGGCACGCCCATGCCCAAGAGCGCCTACTTCGTCGGCAAGATCGCCCAGGTCTTCGCCGTGACCGTCGCGACGATCGTGATCCTGCTGGTCGTCGGTGTGGTGCTCTACGGCATCGACCTGCCCAGCGGGGCCGACTGGCTGACCTTCCTGTGGGTCGCGTTCCTCGGCTCGGCGGCCTGCACCCTGCTGGGCATCGCCGTCTCCAGCCTGGCCAAGAACGGTCGGTCGGCGTCGGCGACGGTCACCCCGTTCGCGCTGATCCTGCAGTTCATCTCCGGGGTGTTCTTCCGGTTCGACCAGATCCCCACCTGGATGCAGACCATCGCCTCGGTCTTCCCGCTGAAGTGGATGGCCCAGGGCCTGCGCTCGGTGTTCCTGCCCGACGTCCTCGCCGCGCAGGAGCCGGCCGGGTCGTGGGAGCTGGGCCGGGTCGCGCTGGTGCTCCTGGTGTGGGTCGCGGTCGGGCTGGGGCTGTGCGTGCTGACCTTCCGCTGGCGGGACCGCGCGGACGGGTAG
- a CDS encoding ABC transporter ATP-binding protein — protein sequence MSSSAATAAPSSTGPLDPDAAISVRGLVKRYGDRNAVDGLDLDIRRGEVFALLGPNGAGKTTTVEVLEGYRSRDGGEVQVLGVDPAHGGRRWKSDIGIVLQSGGGDSQLTCLELLTAQAAYYPDAREPAEVLELVGLTEKAKARGRSLSGGQRRRLDVALGIVGRPALLFLDEPTTGFDPEARRQFWSLIRSLRDLGTTMLLTTHYLDEAEELADRVGVITGGRLVEVAVPSALGGRGQAPAVVSWTEDGARRTEATATPTAFVATLAARFPGEVPDLAVARPTLEDVYLQMIGQSDPAETVAVAS from the coding sequence GTGAGCAGTTCCGCCGCGACGGCAGCACCCAGCAGCACCGGCCCGCTCGACCCCGATGCGGCCATCAGCGTCCGCGGGCTGGTGAAGCGCTACGGCGACCGCAACGCCGTCGACGGCCTGGACCTCGACATCCGCCGCGGTGAGGTGTTCGCGCTGCTCGGCCCGAACGGGGCGGGCAAGACCACCACCGTCGAGGTGCTCGAGGGCTACCGCTCCCGGGACGGCGGCGAGGTGCAGGTGCTCGGCGTCGACCCGGCGCACGGCGGTCGGCGGTGGAAGTCCGACATCGGCATCGTGCTGCAGTCCGGTGGCGGCGACAGCCAGCTGACCTGCCTGGAGCTGCTGACCGCCCAGGCCGCGTACTACCCCGACGCCCGCGAGCCGGCCGAGGTGCTGGAGCTCGTCGGCCTGACCGAGAAGGCGAAGGCCCGCGGCCGGTCGCTGTCCGGAGGCCAGCGGCGCCGGCTCGACGTCGCGCTGGGCATCGTCGGCCGGCCCGCGCTGCTGTTCCTCGACGAGCCCACCACCGGGTTCGACCCCGAGGCCCGGCGCCAGTTCTGGTCGCTGATCCGCTCCCTGCGCGACCTGGGGACGACGATGCTGCTGACCACCCACTACCTGGACGAGGCCGAGGAGCTGGCCGACCGGGTCGGGGTCATCACCGGCGGCCGGCTGGTCGAGGTCGCCGTCCCCTCGGCCCTGGGTGGCCGCGGGCAGGCCCCCGCCGTCGTCAGCTGGACCGAGGACGGCGCCCGACGCACCGAGGCGACCGCCACCCCCACGGCCTTCGTCGCCACCCTGGCCGCCCGGTTCCCCGGCGAGGTCCCCGACCTCGCCGTCGCCCGGCCCACGCTCGAGGACGTGTACCTGCAGATGATCGGCCAGTCCGACCCCGCCGAGACCGTGGCGGTGGCCTCGTGA
- a CDS encoding thymidine phosphorylase, producing the protein MSAHDAIDVIRAKRDGVELTGDQIRWVIGAYTAGRVPDEQMSALLMSVFFRGMTPAELAAWTQAMIDSGVRKDLSSLGRPTADKHSTGGVGDKTTLPLAPLVAACGVAVPQLSGRGLGHTGGTLDKLEAIPGWRADLSEDEYLAQLRDIGAVVCAAGNDLAPADKLLYALRDVTGTVESIPLIASSIMSKKIAEGADALVLDVKTGSGAFMKDVESSRELARTMVGLGEAAGVHTVALVTAMDRPLGRAAGNAVEVAESLEVLAGGGPADLVELTLALAREMLAGAGRTDVDPAAALADGRAMDSWNAMIRAQGGDPTAPLPQPTERHVVTAPATGTLTRLDAYALGVAAWRLGAGRARKEDPVSAAAGVVWHAGVGEQVTAGQPLLELQTDDPTRIERALQALDGAVGVDTDDVPLPLVVDRITA; encoded by the coding sequence GTGAGCGCGCACGACGCGATCGACGTCATCCGGGCCAAGCGGGACGGCGTCGAGCTCACCGGCGACCAGATCCGCTGGGTGATCGGCGCCTACACGGCGGGCCGGGTGCCCGACGAGCAGATGAGCGCGCTGCTGATGAGCGTCTTCTTCCGCGGCATGACACCGGCCGAGCTCGCCGCCTGGACCCAGGCGATGATCGACTCCGGCGTCCGCAAGGACCTCTCGTCGCTGGGCCGGCCGACCGCGGACAAGCACTCCACCGGCGGCGTGGGGGACAAGACCACCCTGCCGCTGGCCCCGCTCGTCGCGGCCTGCGGGGTCGCCGTCCCGCAGCTGTCGGGCCGCGGGCTGGGCCACACCGGCGGCACGCTGGACAAGCTCGAGGCGATCCCGGGGTGGCGGGCCGACCTGAGCGAGGACGAGTACCTCGCCCAGCTGCGCGACATCGGCGCGGTGGTCTGCGCGGCCGGGAACGACCTGGCCCCGGCGGACAAGCTGCTCTACGCGCTGCGCGACGTCACCGGCACCGTCGAGTCGATCCCGCTGATCGCCAGCTCGATCATGAGCAAGAAGATCGCCGAGGGCGCCGACGCGCTGGTGCTCGACGTCAAGACCGGGTCCGGGGCGTTCATGAAGGACGTCGAGAGCTCCCGCGAGCTGGCCCGCACCATGGTCGGGCTGGGCGAGGCCGCCGGCGTGCACACCGTCGCGCTGGTGACCGCCATGGACCGTCCGCTGGGCCGGGCCGCGGGCAACGCCGTCGAGGTCGCGGAGTCCCTGGAGGTGCTCGCCGGGGGCGGGCCGGCCGACCTGGTCGAGCTCACCCTGGCGCTGGCCCGGGAGATGCTGGCCGGGGCCGGCCGCACCGACGTCGACCCCGCTGCCGCGCTGGCCGACGGCCGGGCGATGGACAGCTGGAACGCGATGATCCGGGCCCAGGGCGGCGACCCCACCGCCCCGCTGCCGCAGCCCACCGAGCGGCACGTGGTGACCGCACCGGCCACCGGCACGCTCACCCGGCTGGACGCCTACGCTCTCGGCGTGGCCGCCTGGCGGCTCGGCGCCGGCCGGGCCCGCAAGGAGGACCCGGTGTCCGCCGCCGCGGGTGTCGTCTGGCACGCCGGGGTGGGGGAGCAGGTCACCGCCGGCCAGCCGCTGTTGGAGCTGCAGACCGACGACCCGACCCGGATCGAGCGCGCCCTGCAGGCCCTGGACGGCGCCGTCGGCGTGGACACCGACGACGTCCCCCTGCCGCTGGTCGTGGACCGGATCACCGCCTGA
- a CDS encoding cytidine deaminase: MPEIDWDALRTAAREAMTHAYAPYSHFPVGVAGLVDDGRLVTGCNVENASYGIGLCAECGMVSELARSGGGRLVAVACVGGDGQPLMPCGRCRQLLWEFGGAEMMIETVSLGIVPMREVLPDAFGPDDLVAAAAR; the protein is encoded by the coding sequence ATGCCCGAGATCGACTGGGACGCCCTGCGCACCGCTGCCCGCGAGGCGATGACGCACGCCTACGCCCCGTACTCGCACTTCCCGGTGGGCGTCGCCGGGCTGGTGGACGACGGCCGGCTGGTCACCGGGTGCAACGTGGAGAACGCCTCCTACGGCATCGGGCTGTGCGCCGAGTGCGGGATGGTCAGCGAGCTGGCCCGCTCCGGCGGCGGCCGGCTGGTCGCGGTGGCCTGCGTCGGTGGTGACGGTCAGCCGTTGATGCCGTGCGGGCGGTGCCGGCAGCTGCTCTGGGAGTTCGGCGGTGCGGAGATGATGATCGAGACCGTGTCGCTGGGCATCGTGCCCATGCGCGAGGTGCTGCCCGACGCGTTCGGCCCCGACGACCTGGTCGCGGCGGCCGCCCGGTGA